The following are from one region of the Girardinichthys multiradiatus isolate DD_20200921_A chromosome 9, DD_fGirMul_XY1, whole genome shotgun sequence genome:
- the LOC124873749 gene encoding zinc finger protein OZF-like isoform X1, whose amino-acid sequence MSVTTWEVLEDHLLKTEERNSVLDHKMPNVAEIKEEQEEAETQQLCVPKMEPEHQAVREEHIELRIFEDEGQLLVKQEASTSMVTPAYQEIFNHIPELQQITEIKEELEPLQNKEKQEPEPLEIKKEPEDHCSNQDEDQLAVKQETDSFMVTPTNKQEDNSEPEPNKNLLLSANCPEDENLHQQRRNQKDSGSSRDKDLQPEKRHQDTRNHRDNVDKSKPKRHKKNTASCEICGKCFRTRNYLPVHMRIHTGEKLYPCEVCGTSFRHIDYLNKHKRTHTGENPYSCEFCDKPFKNGSNLARHLRTHTGEKPYSCKFCDKSFRQSQHLARHLGTHEEEKPFSCVTCGKGFIWKSALTSHMRTHTGEKPFPCEVCEKSFKAHSSLARHLTTHEEEKPFSCLTCGKGFIWKSALSLHMRTHTGEKPFPCEVCGKHFVQSHDLTRHLRTHTGDKPYSCDLCDKSFRQSHSLTRHLRTHTGEKPYSCDLCDKSFRTRAILVRHCRTHTDEKPYSCDLCDKSFRDLRNLACHKRTHTGEKPYSCRLCDKSFRENHNLTRHLRTHTGDEP is encoded by the coding sequence ATGTCTGTTACTACTTGGGAGGTTCTTGAGGACCACCTTCTCAAAACTGAAGAGAGGAACTCTGTTCTTGACCACAAGATGCCAAACGTTGCAGAAATaaaagaggaacaggaggaagcAGAAACACAGCAGTTGTGTGTGCCAAAAATGGAACCAGAACATCAAGCAGTTCGAGAAGAACATATTGAACTGCGGATCTTTGAGGATGAAGGTCAGCTTTTAGTGAAGCAAGAGGCCAGCACCTCTATGGTGACTCCTGCCTATCAGGAAATATTCAACCATATaccagaactgcagcagatcactGAGATAAAGGAGGAACTAGAACctttacaaaataaagagaaacaagaaCCAGAACCTTTGGAGATTAAAAAGGAACCAGAGGATCATTGCAGTAATCAGGATGAAGACCAGCTTGCAGTGAAGCAGGAGACTGATAGCTTTATGGTGACTCCTACTAATAAGCAAGAAGACAACagtgaaccagaaccaaacaagaACCTGCTCCTTTCTGCAAACTGCCCTGAAGATGAGAACCTACATCAACAGAGAAGGAACCAGAAAGACTCAGGATCTAGTAGAGATAAGGACCTTCAGCCAGAGAAGAGACACCAGGACACCAGAAATCACAGGGACAATGTGGACAAGTCAAAaccaaaaagacataaaaaaaacacgGCTTCTTGTGAAATATGTGGTAAATGTTTCAGAACACGTAACTATTTACCTGtgcacatgagaatccacacaggtgagaagctgTATCCTTGTGAAGTGTGTGGTACATCTTTCAGACACATAGATTATTtgaataaacacaaaagaactcacacaggtgagaatcCTTATTCTTGTGAGTTTTGTgataaaccatttaaaaatgGCAGTAATTTGGCTCGTCACCTTAGAACTCatacaggtgagaagccttatTCTTGTAAGTTTTGTGACAAATCTTTTCGACAAAGTCAACATTTGGCTCGTCACCTTGGAACCCATGAAGAAGAAAAGCCTTTCTCATGTGTGACATGTGGAAAAGGTTTCATCTGGAAATCTGCTTTAACTTCgcacatgagaactcacacaggtgagaaaccATTTCCTTGTGAAGTGTGTGAAAAATCTTTCAAAGCACATAGCAGTTTGGCTCGTCACCTGACAACACACGAAGAGGAGAAGCCTTTTTCATGTCTGACCTGTGGAAAAGGTTTCATCTGGAAATCCGCTTTAAGTTTgcacatgagaactcacacaggtgagaaaccATTTCCTTGTGAAGTTTGTGGTAAACATTTTGTACAAAGTCACGATTTGACTCGTCACCTtagaactcacacaggtgacAAGCCTTATTCTTGTGACTTGTGTGATAAATCTTTTCGACAAAGTCACAGTTTGACTCGTCACCTtagaactcacacaggtgaaAAGCCTTATTCTTGTGACTTGTGTGATAAATCTTTTAGAACGAGGGCAATTCTGGTACGTCACTGTAGAACTCACACAGATGAGAAGCCTTATTCTTGTGACTTGTGTGATAAATCTTTTAGAGACCTTCGTAATCTGGCATGTCACAAaagaactcacacaggtgaaAAGCCTTATTCTTGTAGGTTGTGTGATAAATCTTTTCGAGAAAATCACAATTTGACTCGTCACCTTAGAACCCACACAGGTGACGAGCCTTAG
- the LOC124873749 gene encoding zinc finger protein 37-like isoform X2: MSVTTWEVLEDHLLKTEERNSVLDHKMPNVAEIKEEQEEAETQQLCVPKMEPEHQAVREEHIELRIFEDEGQLLVKQEASTSMVTPAYQEIFNHIPELQQITEIKEELEPLQNKEKQEPEPLEIKKEPEDHCSNQDEDQLAVKQETDSFMVTPTNKQEDNSEPEPNKNLLLSANCPEDENLHQQRRNQKDSGSSRDKDLQPEKRHQDTRNHRDNVDKSKPKRHKKNTASCEICGKCFRTRNYLPVHMRIHTGEKLYPCEVCGTSFRHIDYLNKHKRTHTGENPYSCEFCDKPFKNGSNLARHLRTHTGEKPYSCKFCDKSFRQSQHLARHLGTHEEEKPFSCVTCGKGFIWKSALTSHMRTHTGEKPFPCEVCEKSFKAHSSLARHLTTHEEEKPFSCLTCGKGFIWKSALSLHMRTHTEAKTLAWEVLSEATEKDYWSTSK, from the exons ATGTCTGTTACTACTTGGGAGGTTCTTGAGGACCACCTTCTCAAAACTGAAGAGAGGAACTCTGTTCTTGACCACAAGATGCCAAACGTTGCAGAAATaaaagaggaacaggaggaagcAGAAACACAGCAGTTGTGTGTGCCAAAAATGGAACCAGAACATCAAGCAGTTCGAGAAGAACATATTGAACTGCGGATCTTTGAGGATGAAGGTCAGCTTTTAGTGAAGCAAGAGGCCAGCACCTCTATGGTGACTCCTGCCTATCAGGAAATATTCAACCATATaccagaactgcagcagatcactGAGATAAAGGAGGAACTAGAACctttacaaaataaagagaaacaagaaCCAGAACCTTTGGAGATTAAAAAGGAACCAGAGGATCATTGCAGTAATCAGGATGAAGACCAGCTTGCAGTGAAGCAGGAGACTGATAGCTTTATGGTGACTCCTACTAATAAGCAAGAAGACAACagtgaaccagaaccaaacaagaACCTGCTCCTTTCTGCAAACTGCCCTGAAGATGAGAACCTACATCAACAGAGAAGGAACCAGAAAGACTCAGGATCTAGTAGAGATAAGGACCTTCAGCCAGAGAAGAGACACCAGGACACCAGAAATCACAGGGACAATGTGGACAAGTCAAAaccaaaaagacataaaaaaaacacgGCTTCTTGTGAAATATGTGGTAAATGTTTCAGAACACGTAACTATTTACCTGtgcacatgagaatccacacaggtgagaagctgTATCCTTGTGAAGTGTGTGGTACATCTTTCAGACACATAGATTATTtgaataaacacaaaagaactcacacaggtgagaatcCTTATTCTTGTGAGTTTTGTgataaaccatttaaaaatgGCAGTAATTTGGCTCGTCACCTTAGAACTCatacaggtgagaagccttatTCTTGTAAGTTTTGTGACAAATCTTTTCGACAAAGTCAACATTTGGCTCGTCACCTTGGAACCCATGAAGAAGAAAAGCCTTTCTCATGTGTGACATGTGGAAAAGGTTTCATCTGGAAATCTGCTTTAACTTCgcacatgagaactcacacaggtgagaaaccATTTCCTTGTGAAGTGTGTGAAAAATCTTTCAAAGCACATAGCAGTTTGGCTCGTCACCTGACAACACACGAAGAGGAGAAGCCTTTTTCATGTCTGACCTGTGGAAAAGGTTTCATCTGGAAATCCGCTTTAAGTTTgcacatgagaactcacacag aggcaaaaactctggcCTGGGAGGTCTTAAGTGAGGCcacggagaaggactactggtcgACCTCAAAGTGA
- the LOC124873773 gene encoding zinc finger and SCAN domain-containing protein 2-like, with the protein MSVTTWEVVADHVLITENKNLIVEHQIPKAVDIKQEPEPQQMTETKEEPEPQPFKEEKVELFIFHDEGQLLVKQETNTSMVTPAYEEIFNNGPELQQMMEIKEEPDPVQIKDEQEESEPVKIKEEKEDLCSNQDDDDQLVVKQETQRFIVTRTYEQRDNREQKPNKNHVPFANCPGTENQHQQGSNQRDSGSSRDKDLEPEKRHQDTRNHRDNEDMSKLKRQKTNLSSCEVCGKCFNKRKYLTDHMRTHTGEKPYTCKLCGKSFTNHSNRAKHLRTHTDEKPHPCELCEKSFRQPNELARHFRTHTGEKPFLCVTCGKDFTQQSNLTVHMRSHTGEKPYSCNFCGNTFRYGGQLTIHVRTHTGEKPFSCLTCGRAFAKQSALTEHMRTHTGEKPYPCKLCEKSFRKSSALTYHMRTHTSERP; encoded by the coding sequence ATGTCTGTTACTACGTGGGAGGTTGTTGCTGATCATGTTCTTATAACTGAAAACAAGAACCTCATTGTTGAGCACCAGATACCAAAAGCTGTAGATATAAAACAGGAACCAGAACCACAGCAGATGACTGAGACAAAAGAGGAACCAGAGCCTCAAccatttaaagaagaaaaagttgAACTGTTCATCTTTCATGATGAAGGACAGCTTTTAGTGAAGCAGGAGACCAACACCTCTATGGTGACTCCTGCCTATGAGGAAATATTCAACAACGGaccagaactgcagcagatgatggagataAAGGAGGAACCAGATCCTGTACAGATTAAAGACGAACAGGAGGAATCAGAACCTGTAAAGATTAAAGAGGAAAAGGAGGATCTCTGCAGTAATCAGGATGATGATGATCAGCTTGTAGTGAAGCAGGAGACTCAAAGATTTATTGTGACTCGTACTTATGAGCAAAGAGACAACAGGGAACAAAAACCAAATAAGAACCATGTCCCCTTTGCAAACTGCCCTGGAACTGAGAACCAACATCAGCAAGGAAGCAACCAGAGAGACTCAGGGTCAAGTAGAGATAAAGACCTGGAGCCAGAGAAGAGACATCAGGACACCAGAAACCACAGGGACAATGAGGACATGTCCAAACTAAAGAGGCAAAAAACTAATTTGTCATCCTGTGAAGTATGtggtaaatgtttcaataagCGTAAGTACTTGACGGAccacatgagaactcacacagggGAGAAGCCATATACTTGTAAATTATGTGGTAAATCTTTCACTAACCATAGTAATAGAGCTAAACATCTGAGAACTCACACAGATGAGAAACCTCATCCCTGCGAACTGTGTGAAAAATCCTTCAGACAGCCTAATGAGTTGGCTCGTCACTTTAGAACCCACACCGGCGAGAAGCCTTTCTTATGTGTGACTTGTGGAAAAGATTTCACCCAGCAGTCTAACTTGACGGTGCACATGAGATCTCATACAGGTGAGAAGCCGTATTCATGTAACTTCTGTGGTAACACTTTCAGATATGGCGGTCAGTTGACTATTCATGTaagaactcacacaggtgagaagcctttctcatgtcTAACATGCGGAAGAGCTTTCGCCAAGCAGAGCGCCTTGACTGAGCACATGAGAACGCATACAGGCGAGAAGCCGTATCCCTGTAAGTTGTGTGAGAAATCTTTCAGAAAAAGTAGCGCTTTGACTTATCATATGAGAACTCATACGAGTGAGAGGCCATGA
- the LOC124873777 gene encoding zinc finger protein 239-like — translation MSVTTWKVLDDRFLITEERNSFVDHKIQNSIKIKEEPEPQPIKEEQVELLIFQDEGQLLVKQETNSPMATADEEIFNSEPEQQQMVERKDEPEPVEIKDEHEEPELIENKEEEGDLCNNEDGEHFVINQEAGIFMRTPGCDRKDSHDQETNNQNLSTNRLEDKNQHQQGSNQKASGSSRDKDLEPEKRHQDTRNHRVNMDNSELKRHKTNLPCCEVCGKGFAKRKYVTVHMRTHTGEKPYPCTFCGKSFIDHSTRARHTRTHTGVKPYPCELCDKCFTQPNHLAHHLRTHTGEKPFSCMTCGKDFTQQSNLTVHMRTHTGEKPYYCELCDKSFIQPSGLTRHLRTHTGEKPFSCLTCGKGFIQQSNLTVHMRTHMGKKPSFSV, via the coding sequence aTGTCTGTTACTACCTGGAAGGTTCTTGATGATCGTTTTCTCATAACTGAAGAGAGGAACTCCTTTGTTGACCACAAGATACAAaacagtataaaaataaaagaggaaCCAGAACCTCAACCAATTAAAGAAGAGCAGGTTGAACTGTTGATCTTTCAGGATGAAGGACAGCTTTTAGTGAAGCAGGAGACCAACAGCCCTATGGCGACTGCTGATGAGGAAATATTCAACAGTGAACCAGAACAGCAGCAGATGGTCGAGAGAAAGGACGAACCAGAACCTGTAGAGATTAAAGACGAACACGAGGAACCTGAACTTATAGAAAATAAAGAGGAAGAGGGGGATCTCTGTAACAATGAGGATGGAGAGCACTTTGTCATTAACCAGGAAGCTGGCATCTTTATGAGGACTCCTGGTTGTGATCGAAAAGACAGCCATGaccaggaaacaaacaaccaAAACCTCTCTACAAATCGCCTTGAAGACAAGAACCAACATCAGCAAGGAAGCAACCAGAAAGCCTCAGGATCAAGTAGAGATAAAGACCTTGAGCCAGAGAAGAGACATCAGGACACCAGAAATCACAGAGTCAATATGGACAATTCAGaattaaaaagacataaaacaaatTTGCCTTGCTGTGAAGTATGTGGCAAAGGCTTTGCTAAGCGTAAGTACGTGACTGTCCACATGCGAACTCACACAGGCGAGAAGCCATATCCTTGTACTTTTTGTGGTAAATCTTTTATTGACCATAGTACTAGAGCCAGACACACCAGAACCCACACAGGTGTAAAGCCTTATCCTTGTGAACTGTGTGATAAATGTTTCACACAACCCAATCACTTGGCTCATCACTTaagaactcacacaggtgagaagcctttctcatgtatgactTGTGGAAAAGATTTCACCCAACAGTCAAACTTGACGGTGCACATGAGAACTCATACAGGTGAGAAGCCATATTATTGTGAGCTCTGTGATAAATCGTTCATCCAGCCCAGTGGTTTGACTCGCCACCTTAGAacccacacaggtgagaagcctttctcatgtcTGACCTGTGGAAAAGGTTTCATCCAGCAGTCTAATCTGACAGTGCACATGAGAACTCATATGGGTAAGAAGCCATCATTCTCAGTCTGA